A window of the Labeo rohita strain BAU-BD-2019 chromosome 1, IGBB_LRoh.1.0, whole genome shotgun sequence genome harbors these coding sequences:
- the LOC127152476 gene encoding F-box only protein 48: protein MQNVCKRSNSAIFSSDGGSTMILEVPLQQNFTETLPTEMSVRIFSELDVRSLCRASLTCKHWNDIIEGSDQLWRSHCLTVLAICRREVDGDRLDGCSWKVTLVRNYRKGCVKRRWLKGRYSNIRSADDIPPNSMCPLDVETWGEILEAELDR, encoded by the exons ATGCAGAATGTCTGTAAAAGGAGTAACAGCGCCATCTTCAGCTCAGATGGAGGATCCACCATGATTCTTGAAGTTCCACTTCAGCAGAACTTCACAGAGACCCTTCCTACAGAGATGAGCGTGAGGATCTTCAGTGAGCTGGACGTCAGGAGTTTGTGCCGGGCCTCGCTAACCTGCAAACATTGGAATGATATAATCGAGGGGAGCGATCAGCTGTGGAGGAGCCACTGTCTCACGGTGCTGGCTATTTGCCGAAGGGAGGTGGACGGGGACAGGCTTGATGGGTGTTCGTGGAAG GTTACTCTCGTGCGTAACTACAGGAAAGGCTGCGTAAAGCGGAGGTGGCTGAAGGGCCGATACAGTAATATTCGCTCTGCTGACGATATCCCGCCTAACAGCATGTGTCCACTGGACGTGGAGACCTGGGGAGAGATACTGGAGGCGGAACTGGATAGATAG
- the cnrip1a gene encoding CB1 cannabinoid receptor-interacting protein 1a encodes MADVPAIINIAISLKIQPNDGPVFYKVDGTRFGQSRTIKMLTGSKYKIEVIVKPGSAEATTMGIGGKSFPLEQQSKDDEQIIYNGTYDTEGVPHTKSGDRQPVQVSIEFKDAGMFETVWQVKYYNYYKREHCQFGNSFNCIEYEAKPNETRSLMWINKEVFQ; translated from the exons ATGGCCGACGTTCCAGCGATAATAAACATCGCGATTTCCTTGAAAATTCAACCCAATGACGGACCCGTGTTTTATAAAGTGGACGGGACGAGGTTCGGCCAGAGCAGGACAATCAAAATGCTAACCGGATCGAAATACAAAATCGAGGTGATCGTGAAGCCGGGTAGCGCGGAGGCCAC CACAATGGGAATTGGCGGAAAGAGCTTCCCGTTGGAGCAGCAATCCAAAGATGATGAGCAGATCATCTACAATGGCACCTATGACACTGAGGGTGTGCCACACACCAAGAGCGGGGACAGGCAACCTGTGCAGGTCTCCATAGAG TTCAAAGATGCTGGCATGTTTGAAACCGTATGGCAAGTGAAATACTACAACTACTACAAGAGAGAGCACTGCCAGTTCGGCAACAGCTTCAATTGCATCGAGTACGAAGCCAAGCCCAATGAGACTCGCAGCCTCATGTGGATAAACAAAGAGGTCTTCCAGTAA
- the ppp3r1b gene encoding calcineurin subunit B type 1b, whose product MGNEASYPLEMCSHFDADEIKRLGKRFKKLDLDNSGSLSVEEFMSLPELQQNPLVQRVIDIFDTDGNGEVDFKEFIEGVSQFSVKGDKEQKLRFAFRIYDMDKDGYISNGELFQVLKMMVGNNLKDTQLQQIVDKTIINADKDGDGRISFEEFCAVVGGLDIHKKMVVDV is encoded by the exons ATG GGAAACGAGGCGAGTTATCCCTTGGAGATGTGCTCACACT TTGACGCTGATGAGATTAAAAGACTAGGAAAGCGGTTTAAGAAACTCGACCTGGATAACTCAGGTTCTCTCAGCGTGGAGGAGTTTATGTCTCTACCGGAGTTGCAGCAGAACCCGCTGGTGCAACGAGTCATCGATATATTCGACACAGATGGAAACGGAGAAGTGGACTTTAAag agTTCATTGAAGGTGTCTCTCAGTTCAGCGTCAAGGGCGACAAGGAGCAGAAGCTCCGCT TTGCATTCAGGATTTATGACATGGATAAGGATGGCTACATATCCAACGGAGAGCTGTTCCAGGTGCTCAAGATGATGGTAGGGAATAACCTGAAGGACACCCAGCTGCAGCAGATCGTCGACAAAACCATCATTAACGCAGACAAGGACGGGGACGGGAGGATATCTTTCGAGGAGTTCTGCGCT GTGGTTGGTGGCTTAGACATTCACAAAAAGATGGTGGTGGACGTGTGA